CAAGGAAGTGCACGACCTGCATCTTTGGTCCCTGACCCAGGGAAGCGAGTCCATGAGCGGGCACGTGGTGATTGACGAGAGCCACGAGGCCGAAGCCGTGCTTCAAGCCGGGACGTCGCTGCTCGAGAACCGATTCGGCCTGTCGCACGTCACTCTGCAAATCGAGAAGAGCCATGAGCCTGAAGAATAGGCGAGGAGTCGTTTTTTCGGCCGTTTTCCTTATCCTTGGGCTGTCTTCGGGGGCTTGGGCCATGCCGCGCATGGTCGTGGTGGTGAGCGTGGACCAGATGAGGGCCGATTACCTCGACCGCTTCGCGGGCAAGTACCGAAGCGGACTCAAGCGCCTGCGGGAGGAGGGGGCGGTGTTTTCCCAGGCTTATCACGCCCATACTCCCTCCGAGACGGGGCCGGGGCACGCCGTCATCATGACCGGCCAGTTCCCGGAGCGCACCGGCATCGTGGGCAACGAATGGCGGGACTCAAGCGGCTCCATGACCTATGTGGTCGCAGATTCGCTTCACGCCATCGGGCCGGAGCATCTTCTCTCCTACACCGTGGGCGACGCGCTCAAGGCCAAGGATGGGCGCGCCCTCGTGGTCTGCCTCTCCCTCAAGGACCGAGCCGCCGTGCTCATGGGCGGCAAGAAGGCCGACCTCGCGCTTTGGTTTGACAAAGGCGGGAAGGAATTTACGACATCCTCCTACTACGCGCTGCCATCTTGGCTGGAGGCCTTCAACCGAAAGTTCGCCCCGGAGATCTCCGGAGATTTTCTCGACACTCCGGCCTCCGACCGGCTTCTGCTCGATTTGACCGAGGAGGCCCTGAAGCGCCTGCCCTTGGGAAAGGACTCGATCCCCGACATCCTGGCTGTGAGTTTCTCGGGGACCGATTACGTGGGGCACCGCTACGGCCCTGACAGCCCGCAGATCGAGAATCAAATGCTGTCCTTGGACGCCCTCCTGGGAGAGCTCCTGGACCGGCTCAAGGCCAAGGTCGGGGCCGGCCGTTTCGACCTGGTCCTGACCTCGGACCATGGGGTGGCCCCGGTGCCGGAGAGCCCGGAGGGCAAGGCCCTGCAGGGCCGGCGCGTCCTCTGGAAGAATTTAGAAGCCGCTCTCGAGCTGGCCCTCGAGTGGAATATCCCGGCCGGCAAGGATTCCAGCCGGCGCTGGGTGCTGGGTTTCAGCTATCCCAACCTCTACTTGAACCTGGATCTGGCCAAGAAGCTGGGCCTGGAGCCCTCCGCCTTCCTGCGCCGCGCGGCGAGGGCCTTGCGGTCCGTGGACGGCATGGCCGCGGTCTACATTCCGGGGGAGCTCGACCCGAGCGACCCGTACGCGGAGATCTATCGCCGCAGCTTCATGCCCGGGCGTTCCGGGGATTTGATGCTGAGGGTGGCACCCGGGGTGGTGCTGACCGACCGGACCGCCGGGAGCGATCATGGCACTCCCTACGATTACGACGCGCACGTGCCCCTGATCTTCTGGGGGCCCGATTTCAAGAGCGGGCGCTTCGAGGAGCGGGCGCTCGTGGCGGACTTGGCGCCCACCGTGGCCGAGCTCCTCGAGGTTAAGTTTCCGACGGCCCAGGGCCAATCCCGAGCCGAGTCCTTTCGGGAGGAGGCGAGATGAGGAAGTCTTTTTTGACGGTTGTTTGCGCCGCGTTGGCCTTGGCCACGGTTTCCGTTCAGGCCAAGCCGCTGTACTTCGGTGATGAAAGGCTTCTGCCGGAGTCCGGGGCCTGGGCCAAGCCCGAGCGCTTCAAATCCGCCGGCCCGCGATTTCGCCGCGACCGGGAAGTGGATATCCTCCACATCAAACTCGAGATAGCCCTCGATTTCCAGAAGCAGTCCTTCGAGGCCGCGGTCACCCAGCGCTTCAAGGCTTTGGGGCCCGGAGTCAATCGCCTGGAGTTGGACGCGCAGGGCCTCGATATCCGCAAAGTGACCGGCGCGCGGGGAGAAAAGCTTGATTTCGAGGTCCTGCCGGAAAAGCTCGTGGTTCATTTTCCCAAGGCCTTGGCGGCCGGCGAGGAAGGCAGCATCCGGATCGAGTACGCCGGGTCTCCCCGCCACATGGGGCTCCACTTCTTTAAGGCCGACGAGCGCTATCCCGGCCAGCCGGACATGGTTTGGAGCCAGGGAGAGGCCGAGGAAAACCGCTTTTGGATCCCGCTCTACGATTACCCCAACGAGCGCGTCTCCACCGAGGTCGTCGCCACGGTTCCAGAGGGCTTCACCGCCGTTTCAAACGGCAAGCTTCTTTCCCAAGGCCCGGGCCCCAAGCCCGGCACACGGGCCTTTCACTGGCTGCAGGAGCGCCCGCATGTGGCCTATCTCGTCACTTTGTCCGCGGCGCGCTTCGTTCCCGTGGCCCTGAGCGCTCCGGAGCCGGGGAAGGGCGTTCCCATGACGGTCTGGGCCCTTCCCGGCCAGGAAGAGGACGCCAAGCGCACCTTCGCCAGGACCCCGGACATGGTCCGCTATTTCTCCGAGCTTCTGGACGCTCCCTACCCTTGGGAGAAATACGACCAAGTCCTGGTCTATGAATTTTTCGGCGGCATGGAGAACACCTCGGCCACCAATATCCTTGACCGCGCCCTCTTGGACTCCCGGGCCTCCCTGGACCATGATTCCGACGACTTGATCTCCCATGAATTGGCCCATCAATGGTTCGGGGATCTCGTCACCTGCAAGGACTGGTCGCATATCTGGCTCAACGAGGGCGTCACCTCCTATTTCCAAGCCCTTTGGAAGCGCAAGGACAAAGGGGCCGACGAGTTCGCCTACGACCTGCACCAGAAGGCCCAGAGGTATTTCGGCGAGCACGGCTCCTACCAGCGCGCGGTGGTGACCGAACGCTACGAAATTCCCATGGACATGTTCGACGCCCACACCTACAACAAGGGGGCCTGGGTCCTGCACATGCTGAGGATGGAGCTGGGCGAGGATCTCTTCTGGAAGTCCTTCAAGCGCTACCTGCGCGAACGCCAGGATTCCGTGGCCGAGACCGAGGATCTGCGCCGGGCCGTGGAGGAGACCACGGGAAAATCCATGCTCCAATTCTTCAACCAGTGGCTTTACGGCCCAGGCTACCCATTCCTTCTCATCAAGGAAGAATGGGACCCAATTGGCAAGGAGCTTAAGCTGCGAGTCATCCAGAAGCAGGCCAAGGACGGCATGCCTGTCTTCCGCTTCAAGCTTCCCCTTCAATTCGACAAGGACGGCAAAAAGGTCGTTGCCGAGGTTTCCAAGGAGGAGGAAAGCTTCTCCTGGCCGCTCGGCTCCCGGCCCAGGATGATCCGCCTGGACCCCGAGCAAAGCCTCTTGGCCGAGTATAAGCTCGAGTTTCCAGAGGATATGCTCATCTCCGCCTTGAGGGAGGACCTCTCCGTGTCCGGGCGCCTGAGGGCTCTTTCTGCCTTGGGCAAATTGCCCAGCCCCAAGGCCTTGGCCGCGATCGGCCAGTGCCTGCTCAAGGACCCTTTCTGGGGCGTGGCCGCGGCCTGCGCCGCGGAGCTCGGGAAAATCGGCGGCCCCAAGGCCCTGGCGGCCTTGAAAGAAGGGGCGCGGAGCAAGCATTCCAAGGTTCGCGCGGCCTCGGCCTCAGCCTTGGGCCAATTCTTGAGGCAGGAGGAGGCTTTGGAGGCCGTAAAGCCCCTGGCCGGGAAAGACCCCAGCTACCGGGTCGAGGCGGCCGCGCTCGCGGCTTTGGGCTCCTTGCGCTTGCCTCAGTCCCGGGCCCTGCTCGAGCCCAAGCTTGGGGACGGCTCTTGGGACCAGGCGATCCGCAGGGCGGCGCTTTCCGGCTTGGGGCGGCTCAAGGAGGAGGCGACGCTCCCGCTTTTGCAGGATTGGGCCGGCCCGGGCAAGCCGGCTCTCGCCCGCTCGGCGGCTCTGGGGGCCTTGGCCGAGGCCGGCGAGGGAAAAGAGCCCGTCCGGGACTTCTTGGCCATGGTCTTGGAAACCGAGGAGGATCGCGTCGTCCGCGGAGCCGCGATTCGCGCTCTTTCCTCGTTGGGGGACCCTCGGGCCAACGTTTCCCTGTCAAAAATCGCGACGCGGGATCCTTCCCCGGAGGTCCGCCGCGGGGCCGAGGAGGCCATCGAGAACATCCGCCAAGGAAAGAAGGGCCGGATAGAGGAGCTCTCCAAGCAAGTGGATGGGCTGGTGGAGAAGTTGGACCGTTTCGAGAAGAAGCTTGATGAGCTCCAGAAAAAGGCGAAATAACCGGGAGCGCGCCGGCATAATCTTTCTCAATAGCGAGGTGCCCAACCTTGGGCTTGTGCGGCGGATACTTCCCCTATGCTCCGTGCATCTCTGCAGCGACGGAGGATTATCGCGCGCCCTCGGCTTTGGGATCGAACCTGACTTCGTGGTGGGGGACATGGATTCGGTTCCGAGGCCCTTGCCGGCCCTTAGGCGCGCGATTTTCAGATGCGACTTTGATGAGAGCCTCTCGGACTTCGAGAAGACCTTGCGCCTGGCTTCGGAGCTAGGCCTGCGCCGGCTCTATGTGGCGGGGGCCTTGGGGGGGAGATTGGACCATGTCTTGGTTAACAGGACCATCGCGGAGGCTTGGGCCGGGGAATTCGACATGGTCCTGGTGGATCAGGGCCTGGCCCGGCTATTGCGGCCGGGGAGCTACGCCTTCAAGCTCCCCAGAGGAGCCATTTTTTCTCTTCTCGCGGCTGGCGCCGCGTCTCGAGTCAGCCTTTCAGGCTGCCGCTATCCCCTGAAGAACGCCGTCCTCGAGCCGGGAAGCCGGGGACTCAGCAACGCGGCAAAGGGGCCAGCGGCGGTGCGCCTGCGCCTTCACGACGGGCTCATGTGGTTTATTCAGCCTTTGGCGGCGCGGATATAGGCGTATCCCTGGACCAAGCGCTCGAGGTCGGAGAGCCTTTGGATGACTACCTTGCCGTAGCTCGAGGAGGCCGCGAGCATGTAGCCGTCGCCGATGTAAATCGCGGCGTGAGTCACGCCCTTGTGGGCGATGGAGGCCTGGCCGCTGGTGTCATGGAAGTAGATCAGGTCCCCGGGATGAGGCGGCCCTTGGCGCAAGGCCAGGAATTTATTTTTCTCGGCCAGCCAATATTGGTCGTCCGCCAACCGGGTGAAGCTCTCGGGAAGCCAGCCGAGGACTTTTTCCACGGCTTTTTGGGTCAAAAGCGCGCAGTCCATGGAAGAGAGCCCGTCTCCTCCTAGATCATAGGGCAGTCCCAGGAATCCCGCGGCGGCGGCCAGGATTTTGCCTCCCAAAGTTTTCGGCTCGGAGGCCAACGCGCCGCTTTCCAATTTGGCCAGCATTGCCGCCGTCTTGGGGCCGATGGTTTTTCCTTCGCCCGTGATCTGGCGCGTGGCCTTGAACAGAGCCAAAGCCCTGGCGAGATTTTCGTCATAGCGGCCCCAATCCGCGCCGTCGGGGGATCCGAGCACGAGCCTCGGGTTCCACTTGAGAAGAGCGGCCTTCACTCGGGCGATGGGGCCGTGCGGCCGGGGGTCTTTGTCTCCCGGCTTGAGGCCCGCCAATTCCTTGGCCAAGGCAGGCACGGCCTCCTCGGGAGCCTTGATCTTGAGGCCCTTGGGGGGTGCCTGGGTGACGTTTTCCGGGGGGAACTGGCTTCCCGGCCCGGCCGAGACGATTTCGCCCGGGTCCTTGGTCTCGAAAGCACGGCTTAAAGCGTCGAGTTTTTCCTGCACCTGCCGGGCGACGGACGGCGGGAGGCGGGGCTGGGAGGGGTCGGGGCTCTTGCCGGCATTGTTGTCGAGAATGGCCGACAACAGGGATTTGCGGACAGCGCTCTCGCGTTTTTCCTCCTCGCCGCCGCGCGCCGAGGGTTTGCGCTTCCTGTCCCGGTAAACGGCCTCGGCCAGGGATTCAGAAGAGGGGTCGTCCTTCTTGAATTGGCGGGCCGCGGCCCGGATCATTTCTCGGTAGAGCTCGAGGCTGTCCTCCTCGGCCCTGCCCTGCTGGACGTACTCAGCCTGGTCCATGGCCTGGACCAGGGAGTCGAGCTCCGCTTTCACGGCGGGCTGCCGATCGGCCGGAACGTTCCCCAGCCGGCTCTTTAAGTGATCGTAGTCGGGCAAGGGAGTTCCCGCGAAGTAGCACTGCGCGGCCTTCTGGCGCACGTGCCCCATGGCCACCTGGAGGGGGAGAAGCTCCTGGGCGCGGGCGCCGAGGCTCAAGGCCAGGCATAACGCCGTCCAGGGGAGAACATTCCTCATCCGCAATAGAATAGCCGCTTCGGCTCGGCCGGACAAGGAACTAAAGGCCTATAGGCTCCTGGGCCTTTAGGCCCAGGGCTGGGAGCGTCCTTGTGGGAGCAAGTTATTCACAAAAACTTCCCGGGAAATTTTTGTGAATAACTTCGAGGCGTGGGACATCGGAGGGGCTCCGTCCGGCGCGGAGCCGTTCCAAAGCCGGCCGCAGGGCGGCGCGGGCTTCCGGGGCTCGGCCGGTTCTCTCCAGTTTGGCCAGGCCCTCCTCGAGAAGCTCGCGGGCTCCCGCCAAGGCTTCGGGGTCAAGCTCCAGCTTGTGGAAGGCCGCCGCGATCTGGATGAGGCCCTGGAGGAAAATCTTGGGCTCTCCCTGGGCCTTTCGCCAGAAGGCTTCCAGATGTTCGTGGGCGTCGAAGAACAGCCCGTGGTTGAACAGAAGCACCCAAAGTTCAAGAGCTTGCTCGACGGCAGTCCCCGCCCGCGGACGGGAAAACCATTCTTCCAGGGCCTTGCGGTGGGGCGAGCTGGGTATGAACTCGCCAATGCGCCGGGGGTCTTCCAGGCAGGAGACCAGAAGGGCGTAGCGCTCGTGCTTTATCTTTCGCGCGGCGGGACCTTCTTGACCAGAATGTAGAGCTTGCCCTCGTTCCACTGGTAGCGCGCCGTGGTCGAGGCCTGCGGCCCGTGCCCCGCGTAGATGTCAACGCGCCCGGGCCCCTTGATGGCTCCGCCCGTGTCCATGCAGAGGGCGAAACGGCTGTTGGCAAATTGCCCCAGGAGCGCTCCCTTCTTGTCTGCCTGGGGAGAAACCGTAGCGAAGAAGGCCAGGGCTCCGAGGGGAATCACCGCGGGATCCACGGCGATGGAGCGCGCGGGCACCAAGGTCTGCTCGATGGTTCCGAAAGGCTCCCCATCGGGCGGCAGGGGTGCCAGCTCGAAGAAAGTGTAGCGCGGATTCTGGGCCAGGAGCCAATCCTCGACCTCGGGGTGCTCGCGCAGGTATTTGCGCAGCTTGTCATGGCTGATTTCCTCTCGCCCGAACACGTTGGCCTTGACGAGGAAGAGCCCCACGCTGTTGTAGGGCAGGGCGTTGGTGGCCGCGTATTTCACCAGCATTTCCTTGCCGTTCGGAAATTGCAGGATCCCGGAGCCCTGGATGTGGAGGTCCAAGCCGTCGAACTTGTTCTTGAGCCAGGCGATTTCCAGCCCCCGTCCCGCGAGCCTCTTGCGGATGTCTATCTCTCCCCGGGAGAAATAAGGAAGAACGCGCTTGTTCTTGCCGCTGCCCTCGATCCGGCCGATCAGCGCGTCCCCGCCGTATTTCTTGTCGAAGAGGCCGAGCTCGACTTCCACCATGTCGGAAGGTCTGCGGTAGAGGGGGTAGGAGTATTTTCCGGTTTTCTTGAGGCTGGCGGCCAGAACCGGCTGGTAATACGACGAGAAGACGACTTTTCCGGCCCCGTCCGAGCCCTCGGATTGGTAAACGTCGAAGGTCTGCCGTATCTGCGCGTTGATTTCCCCGGAGCTGACCGCGGTGTTGAGGATGTCGAGAAGGGCTTGGATCGAGTCGGCGAGAATGGCCGCGCCGTAGTCGCGGTCCCCGATGCGGATGTACTTCGGCCCGGAATAGGTCTGGAGGTAGGCCATGGTCTTGCGCGCGGCCTTGATGAGGCCGTTCTTGGAGGAGAAGGAATCCGCGAAATCCGGGTATTGCTCCGGCTCCAGAAGCCGCAGGGAGGGTCCTCCCTTGGCCGTGGCCGTGGAAACGGAGGGACCCGGGGCCGGCTGGGCCGATGAAGGAGGAGCTTCGCTCCAGAGGAGAAAAACAAGGGCAAGGATTTTCATGCGGAATCGGGGACAGTATACTGAATTTCGTTTGGAATTAAGTATACTGTCCCCTGTTCATCACATTTTTTTCAGAATCGGGAGCAATATGTACCTTAAATCGATCGACGTCGTCGGATATAAATCCTTCGCCGCCAAGACTCATTTGGACTTGGGCCCCGGCATCACTGGAATCATCGGCCCGAACGGCTGCGGCAAGTCCAACATCATGGAATCCGTGCGCTGGTGCCTGGGGGAAATGTCCTGGAAATCCTTGCGGGCCGATTCCATGGTGGACGTGATTTTCTCGGGCACGGCCAAGCGGCCTTCCCTATCCATGACCGAGGTCACTTTGACCTTCGACAACGCATCGAGCCTTCTTCCCGTGCAATTCTCCGAGGTGACCATCACCCGCCGGATCTTCAGGTCCGGGGAGTCCTCCTATTTCCTCAATAAGACCCAGTGCCGCCTGCGAGACATCCGCGAGCTTTTCCTCGACACGGGACTGGGCGGCGACGGCTACGCCATCATCGACCAGGGCGGGGTGGATTTTGTCCTGTCCTCCAAGCCCGAGGACCGGCGCTCCATCTTCGAGGAGGCGGCCGGGGTGGCCAAATACAAGGCCAAGCGCGAGGAGGCCTTGAGGAAGATAGAGCGGGTCGAGGCGGACATGGCGCGCATCCAGGACTCGTTGGCCCTCATCACGGACCAAGTCAAGAAGCTCGACTCCGATGCCAGAAAGGCTAAGCTATACCAAAAATACAAGGAGGAGCTCGCCGCCCTGGAGGCCGCGCACATCCTCGATCAACTCACGACTCTCGAGGCCGAGGTGTCCCAGCTCTCGGCCCTGGCCGCGCCGCTCGAGGAGATCGTGGGCACGCGCCGCGTGGAGATGGACGGCGAAGGCGCCAACCTCGCGGCCTTGAATTTGGAGAAAGCGAGCCAGCAGGGCCAGGTCCTGGGCTGCAACCAGAGGATTTCCGAGGTCAAGTCCGAGATCGGGCGCCTAGAGGAGCGCATCCAGGCGGCCCGGCGCGCCATGTCCGAGGCGCAGGAGCGCGCGGCTTCCTGCCAAGGGGAGCTCACCTCGATGGGCCAACGCCTCCTGGGGCTGGCGCCCGAGATGGAGCGCTCGAGCCAGGTCGTGGCCGACGCCGAGTCGGCCCGGGCCCAGGCCGAGCAGGACTTGAACAACTGGAGCGGGTCTTTGCGGGCCCTGCAGGAGAAAAGCTGCGGGGCGCAGGCGGGGCTCGACTCCCACAAGGCCGCGGCCTTGGACCTGGCCGAGAGGATATTGTCCCTGCGCCGGGGGCTCGCCCAGAGCGAGTCATCCTGGTCTCGCCAGGAGACCCAGCTGAGGTCCAGCCTCCGGGAGCTCGAGAAGGATTTAGCCCAGGCCGAAAACTCCCGCGTCGCGATAGAGTCCGCGCGGCAGGGCCTGGAGTCGCAGCGGGCGCAAACCGCCGCCGCGGGGGCCGCATGCGAGCAAGCCCAGAAAATCACGGCGGACAAACGCTCCCAGGAAGGGGCCCTGGCCGAGGATACCTTGAGGCTCCACGCCAATTTGGCCGAAAGCCGGGCCCGCGCTGAGGCCCTCGAGGTCCAAGGCGGCCAGAACCCTTACTGGGTCGGGGCCCAGGCCGCGCTCAACGCCGGGATCGAGGGCGTCGTCGGCACGGTGCGCCAGCTTTTCCGCGTGGAGGAAGCCTACAGGCCTTATCTCGAGGATCTTTTGGGAGAGAGGCTCTACGCCGTGGTCTGCGAGGACTCCTTGGTCGCCCGCGCCGCCATCGAGATGCTCCAAGCCTCGGGCAAGGGTCGGGCCCGATTTCTCGTGCTGAGCTCCCTTCCGAGCTCCGTGGCCCAAAGGGAGTATCCTCCGGAGGCCAACCCGCTCCTGCGCCACGTGTCTTTCGACCCGCGCCATGAGAGGGTTCTGCGCTTCCTCCTTCGGGAGGCTTATGCTCTCGACAAGGCCCTTTTTGGGGAGCATTGGGTTTACGGGGGAGCTCCGGTCAAAGAAGGCGCCCAGCTGAGCCTCGCCGATGTGACGGAGCTTCGCTCCCAAATTTCACGCGCCGAGGTTCGCGCCGCCGAGCTCTCGCAAGCCAAGGCGAGCCTCCAAGCCGCCATCGCCGAGGCGGAGGAAAGCGCGCGCGCCGCCGCCTCGCTGTACCATGCAGAAAGCGCCAAGGAAGCCTCCCTTGAGGCGCAGCTCCGCGATCGGGAGACGAGCCTATCGCTCCATCAGAAGAATGTGGAGCTCTCGCGCTCGGAGGCGGTGCGCCTCCTCGCGGACATGGCTATTCTAAAGGAAGGGATCATCGAGCTGCGCCGCCGCATCGAGGCGGCCGAGGCCGAGGAGAAGTCCGCCCGGGAGCGCGAGTCCCAAGCCGCCCAAATTTTAGCCGCGACCCGCGAGGAACTGGCCGGGGCGCAGTCCACCCACGAGCTTCTCGAGTCCAAATTCGACAGCGCGCGGGAAAAAACGGCTTTCCTGGCCGGGGCTTACGAGCGCCTGGGGGCCGAGCAGAAGAGCCTCGAGGCCGCTATCGCCAGGCGCCAGCAGGAGATGCGCGATTTGGGGGCCAAGAAGGAGGATC
This is a stretch of genomic DNA from Elusimicrobiota bacterium. It encodes these proteins:
- a CDS encoding alkaline phosphatase family protein, which encodes MSLKNRRGVVFSAVFLILGLSSGAWAMPRMVVVVSVDQMRADYLDRFAGKYRSGLKRLREEGAVFSQAYHAHTPSETGPGHAVIMTGQFPERTGIVGNEWRDSSGSMTYVVADSLHAIGPEHLLSYTVGDALKAKDGRALVVCLSLKDRAAVLMGGKKADLALWFDKGGKEFTTSSYYALPSWLEAFNRKFAPEISGDFLDTPASDRLLLDLTEEALKRLPLGKDSIPDILAVSFSGTDYVGHRYGPDSPQIENQMLSLDALLGELLDRLKAKVGAGRFDLVLTSDHGVAPVPESPEGKALQGRRVLWKNLEAALELALEWNIPAGKDSSRRWVLGFSYPNLYLNLDLAKKLGLEPSAFLRRAARALRSVDGMAAVYIPGELDPSDPYAEIYRRSFMPGRSGDLMLRVAPGVVLTDRTAGSDHGTPYDYDAHVPLIFWGPDFKSGRFEERALVADLAPTVAELLEVKFPTAQGQSRAESFREEAR
- a CDS encoding M1 family metallopeptidase, whose product is MRKSFLTVVCAALALATVSVQAKPLYFGDERLLPESGAWAKPERFKSAGPRFRRDREVDILHIKLEIALDFQKQSFEAAVTQRFKALGPGVNRLELDAQGLDIRKVTGARGEKLDFEVLPEKLVVHFPKALAAGEEGSIRIEYAGSPRHMGLHFFKADERYPGQPDMVWSQGEAEENRFWIPLYDYPNERVSTEVVATVPEGFTAVSNGKLLSQGPGPKPGTRAFHWLQERPHVAYLVTLSAARFVPVALSAPEPGKGVPMTVWALPGQEEDAKRTFARTPDMVRYFSELLDAPYPWEKYDQVLVYEFFGGMENTSATNILDRALLDSRASLDHDSDDLISHELAHQWFGDLVTCKDWSHIWLNEGVTSYFQALWKRKDKGADEFAYDLHQKAQRYFGEHGSYQRAVVTERYEIPMDMFDAHTYNKGAWVLHMLRMELGEDLFWKSFKRYLRERQDSVAETEDLRRAVEETTGKSMLQFFNQWLYGPGYPFLLIKEEWDPIGKELKLRVIQKQAKDGMPVFRFKLPLQFDKDGKKVVAEVSKEEESFSWPLGSRPRMIRLDPEQSLLAEYKLEFPEDMLISALREDLSVSGRLRALSALGKLPSPKALAAIGQCLLKDPFWGVAAACAAELGKIGGPKALAALKEGARSKHSKVRAASASALGQFLRQEEALEAVKPLAGKDPSYRVEAAALAALGSLRLPQSRALLEPKLGDGSWDQAIRRAALSGLGRLKEEATLPLLQDWAGPGKPALARSAALGALAEAGEGKEPVRDFLAMVLETEEDRVVRGAAIRALSSLGDPRANVSLSKIATRDPSPEVRRGAEEAIENIRQGKKGRIEELSKQVDGLVEKLDRFEKKLDELQKKAK
- a CDS encoding thiamine diphosphokinase, with the translated sequence MSSRKRRNNRERAGIIFLNSEVPNLGLVRRILPLCSVHLCSDGGLSRALGFGIEPDFVVGDMDSVPRPLPALRRAIFRCDFDESLSDFEKTLRLASELGLRRLYVAGALGGRLDHVLVNRTIAEAWAGEFDMVLVDQGLARLLRPGSYAFKLPRGAIFSLLAAGAASRVSLSGCRYPLKNAVLEPGSRGLSNAAKGPAAVRLRLHDGLMWFIQPLAARI
- a CDS encoding C40 family peptidase, producing the protein MRNVLPWTALCLALSLGARAQELLPLQVAMGHVRQKAAQCYFAGTPLPDYDHLKSRLGNVPADRQPAVKAELDSLVQAMDQAEYVQQGRAEEDSLELYREMIRAAARQFKKDDPSSESLAEAVYRDRKRKPSARGGEEEKRESAVRKSLLSAILDNNAGKSPDPSQPRLPPSVARQVQEKLDALSRAFETKDPGEIVSAGPGSQFPPENVTQAPPKGLKIKAPEEAVPALAKELAGLKPGDKDPRPHGPIARVKAALLKWNPRLVLGSPDGADWGRYDENLARALALFKATRQITGEGKTIGPKTAAMLAKLESGALASEPKTLGGKILAAAAGFLGLPYDLGGDGLSSMDCALLTQKAVEKVLGWLPESFTRLADDQYWLAEKNKFLALRQGPPHPGDLIYFHDTSGQASIAHKGVTHAAIYIGDGYMLAASSSYGKVVIQRLSDLERLVQGYAYIRAAKG
- a CDS encoding DUF309 domain-containing protein, which produces MLLFNHGLFFDAHEHLEAFWRKAQGEPKIFLQGLIQIAAAFHKLELDPEALAGARELLEEGLAKLERTGRAPEARAALRPALERLRAGRSPSDVPRLEVIHKNFPGSFCE
- a CDS encoding MltA domain-containing protein, whose product is MKILALVFLLWSEAPPSSAQPAPGPSVSTATAKGGPSLRLLEPEQYPDFADSFSSKNGLIKAARKTMAYLQTYSGPKYIRIGDRDYGAAILADSIQALLDILNTAVSSGEINAQIRQTFDVYQSEGSDGAGKVVFSSYYQPVLAASLKKTGKYSYPLYRRPSDMVEVELGLFDKKYGGDALIGRIEGSGKNKRVLPYFSRGEIDIRKRLAGRGLEIAWLKNKFDGLDLHIQGSGILQFPNGKEMLVKYAATNALPYNSVGLFLVKANVFGREEISHDKLRKYLREHPEVEDWLLAQNPRYTFFELAPLPPDGEPFGTIEQTLVPARSIAVDPAVIPLGALAFFATVSPQADKKGALLGQFANSRFALCMDTGGAIKGPGRVDIYAGHGPQASTTARYQWNEGKLYILVKKVPPRER
- the smc gene encoding chromosome segregation protein SMC; its protein translation is MYLKSIDVVGYKSFAAKTHLDLGPGITGIIGPNGCGKSNIMESVRWCLGEMSWKSLRADSMVDVIFSGTAKRPSLSMTEVTLTFDNASSLLPVQFSEVTITRRIFRSGESSYFLNKTQCRLRDIRELFLDTGLGGDGYAIIDQGGVDFVLSSKPEDRRSIFEEAAGVAKYKAKREEALRKIERVEADMARIQDSLALITDQVKKLDSDARKAKLYQKYKEELAALEAAHILDQLTTLEAEVSQLSALAAPLEEIVGTRRVEMDGEGANLAALNLEKASQQGQVLGCNQRISEVKSEIGRLEERIQAARRAMSEAQERAASCQGELTSMGQRLLGLAPEMERSSQVVADAESARAQAEQDLNNWSGSLRALQEKSCGAQAGLDSHKAAALDLAERILSLRRGLAQSESSWSRQETQLRSSLRELEKDLAQAENSRVAIESARQGLESQRAQTAAAGAACEQAQKITADKRSQEGALAEDTLRLHANLAESRARAEALEVQGGQNPYWVGAQAALNAGIEGVVGTVRQLFRVEEAYRPYLEDLLGERLYAVVCEDSLVARAAIEMLQASGKGRARFLVLSSLPSSVAQREYPPEANPLLRHVSFDPRHERVLRFLLREAYALDKALFGEHWVYGGAPVKEGAQLSLADVTELRSQISRAEVRAAELSQAKASLQAAIAEAEESARAAASLYHAESAKEASLEAQLRDRETSLSLHQKNVELSRSEAVRLLADMAILKEGIIELRRRIEAAEAEEKSARERESQAAQILAATREELAGAQSTHELLESKFDSAREKTAFLAGAYERLGAEQKSLEAAIARRQQEMRDLGAKKEDLAALMKQSEEELADRHQRLAVLEVEAQGVFARLQEIERSIAQKEESLRQIQQAHGQAQKELHELELKLSAQRSSRELLQKRLWDDWQLTYDEAKSKYGSQSADAQKIEFLRKRIANMGNINMAAPEEYEALSSKETFLAAQLSDLSQAKEDLKSAIQKINGTTRENFRQTFTEVREHFRRIFGVLFDGGEADLVLTDPENILETGVEIVAQPPGKRLQSISLLSGGEKTMTAIALLFAFFMVKPSPFCMLDEADAALDDANVERFVALLREFQSRSQFLIVSHNKRTMEAADAIYGVTMEEMGVSQIISVDFRKKLPEHPTPAAQPTTPQDPVGPA